From one Marinobacter sp. LV10MA510-1 genomic stretch:
- a CDS encoding putative bifunctional diguanylate cyclase/phosphodiesterase, giving the protein MSKKGCKDQNTGTEPTVPSRAEAAQALLKEANERLIIASIHAQTMAESAELAKEQMAYMVGRDYLTGLPNRSLLNDRMAQSIEFAKRHGTKIALMYMDLDNFKHINDSLGHAVGDELLKSIAKRLQACVRHSDTVCRQGGDEFVVLLNEVADARDAVVTAEKIIEAMGLPHLVSGSQLNVTFSIGISLYPDNGEDLETVARKADAAMYQAKEKGRNTYRIFIQEMEVRALARQSMEQKLHRALEQSAFVLHYQPKVNLKTGSVTGVEALIRIREPDNQLVYPVHFISIAEDCGLILPIGRWVLHEACRQTQAWLQAGFDIGQIAVNVSAREFHSQDFFSGVISVLNETGLDPRHLELEITESGLMEDTEQVLAVLDALKKLGVRIAIDDFGTGYSSLSYLARFPLDTLKIDQSFVHDLDDASRDTENAIISAVIAMGGSLKHRVVAEGIETKQQLDFLQSKHCTEGQGYYFSRPVAAKEFTALLATIG; this is encoded by the coding sequence ATGAGTAAGAAGGGATGCAAAGATCAAAACACCGGGACAGAACCGACCGTTCCTAGTCGTGCGGAGGCTGCCCAGGCGCTGTTGAAGGAAGCGAACGAGCGCCTGATCATCGCGTCAATTCACGCCCAAACCATGGCAGAGTCCGCCGAACTGGCCAAAGAGCAGATGGCTTATATGGTCGGTCGCGATTACCTGACCGGTTTGCCGAACCGTTCGCTGTTGAACGACCGTATGGCGCAATCGATTGAATTCGCGAAGCGTCACGGCACGAAGATTGCCCTGATGTATATGGATCTGGACAATTTTAAACACATCAACGATTCGCTCGGTCATGCGGTTGGTGATGAATTATTGAAGTCGATTGCAAAACGTCTGCAAGCCTGCGTTCGCCATTCCGATACGGTTTGTCGTCAGGGAGGAGACGAGTTTGTGGTGCTGCTGAACGAAGTTGCAGATGCGCGTGACGCTGTCGTCACGGCAGAGAAGATAATCGAAGCCATGGGTCTGCCGCATCTCGTCAGTGGTAGCCAGCTCAACGTTACTTTCAGCATCGGCATCAGTCTCTACCCCGACAACGGTGAGGATCTCGAAACAGTCGCAAGAAAAGCCGACGCAGCTATGTATCAAGCCAAGGAAAAAGGGCGCAATACCTATCGGATATTCATTCAGGAAATGGAAGTCCGTGCGCTAGCGCGGCAATCTATGGAGCAGAAACTGCATCGAGCACTGGAACAGAGCGCGTTTGTGTTGCATTACCAGCCAAAGGTGAACCTTAAAACCGGATCAGTGACCGGCGTCGAGGCGCTTATCCGCATTCGGGAACCAGATAACCAGCTCGTTTACCCGGTGCACTTCATCAGCATTGCTGAGGATTGCGGCCTGATTCTTCCGATCGGCAGATGGGTTCTTCATGAAGCCTGTCGGCAGACTCAGGCATGGTTGCAGGCCGGATTCGATATTGGTCAGATAGCGGTCAACGTCTCGGCCAGGGAGTTCCATAGCCAGGATTTTTTCTCTGGTGTCATTTCCGTACTCAATGAAACGGGTCTGGACCCGCGTCACCTGGAACTGGAAATTACGGAAAGCGGACTTATGGAGGACACAGAGCAGGTATTGGCGGTCTTGGACGCGCTCAAGAAACTCGGCGTGCGGATTGCTATTGATGATTTTGGCACCGGTTATTCCAGCCTGAGCTATCTGGCGCGTTTTCCCCTGGACACGCTTAAAATTGACCAGTCATTTGTACATGATCTGGATGACGCTTCACGCGATACAGAAAATGCCATCATCAGCGCCGTCATTGCGATGGGCGGGAGTCTGAAGCATCGCGTTGTGGCCGAGGGAATAGAAACGAAACAACAACTCGACTTTCTGCAATCTAAACACTGCACCGAAGGACAAGGTTATTATTTCAGCCGGCCTGTGGCTGCCAAGGAATTTACCGCATTGTTGGCAACCATTGGCTGA
- the mrtJ gene encoding JDVT-CTERM system glutamic-type intramembrane protease MrtJ, whose translation MPDATALRYSWGFTRPERLFSDRQFLLALIAGCSISFVAGALAGVYVTFKTGFLVVAFFIFVAPLCEEIVFRGVVQNYLGRNTAGVQYPARLSPANLITSLLFTLSHLVYNANLFAWLAFFPGLVFGYFRERYNSLLPGIILHSAFNSALISGWYLST comes from the coding sequence ATGCCTGACGCGACTGCACTGAGGTATTCATGGGGATTCACACGTCCCGAACGCTTATTCAGTGATCGCCAGTTCCTGTTAGCTTTAATTGCTGGCTGCAGCATAAGTTTCGTGGCGGGGGCGCTTGCTGGTGTATATGTCACATTTAAGACCGGTTTTTTAGTTGTGGCCTTTTTTATATTCGTTGCGCCTCTGTGTGAGGAGATCGTTTTTCGCGGTGTGGTTCAGAATTACCTCGGCAGGAACACTGCTGGAGTGCAATATCCGGCCCGGCTGTCGCCTGCCAACTTAATCACTTCTTTACTCTTTACGCTATCGCACTTGGTGTACAACGCCAATCTGTTCGCCTGGCTCGCGTTCTTCCCCGGGCTGGTATTCGGATACTTTCGTGAACGCTACAACTCGTTGCTTCCCGGAATAATTTTACATTCAGCGTTTAATTCAGCTTTGATTTCTGGCTGGTACTTAAGTACCTGA
- a CDS encoding glycosyltransferase family 2 protein, with protein MASTLQIPVASVLTLIRGRQGHLDALINGLRNQTCLNFELVIAYMQPDPPRVDPSLPFPVTMVRVPGIRMPLAAARNTAAAKASFERLIFLDVDCIPSPNLVQSFVRELDACGRCLLGEVRYLPGTVSENTPAVAAFGDLAAFGKQHPARPRLLGDGWMDEPNPRALWGLSFALTLEQYNAVGGMDERYVGYGGEETDLAEQLAAKGIKFGWCANALALHQYHAVYTPPLDRFDDILANALYFHKKWGSWCMEYWLNFFADYGLIEWSPGAATVNILRHPSEAEIRACRQPPEVAFA; from the coding sequence ATGGCCTCCACTTTGCAGATACCTGTCGCAAGTGTATTGACACTCATCCGGGGCCGGCAAGGGCATCTTGATGCACTGATCAATGGCCTGCGCAACCAGACCTGCTTAAACTTCGAGCTCGTTATCGCTTATATGCAACCTGATCCGCCCAGGGTTGACCCGTCATTGCCGTTTCCGGTCACTATGGTCAGGGTTCCGGGCATCAGAATGCCGCTCGCAGCGGCCAGAAATACGGCAGCAGCGAAGGCTTCATTCGAGCGACTCATTTTTCTGGATGTCGACTGTATTCCGTCACCAAATCTGGTGCAAAGTTTTGTCCGGGAGCTGGACGCCTGTGGCCGCTGTCTTCTCGGGGAAGTCCGTTACCTGCCCGGAACTGTGTCGGAAAACACGCCAGCCGTTGCCGCATTCGGCGATTTGGCAGCGTTTGGCAAGCAGCATCCGGCACGCCCCCGTTTGCTGGGCGACGGCTGGATGGACGAGCCCAATCCCCGTGCGCTATGGGGGCTGTCATTCGCCCTCACCCTGGAGCAATACAACGCTGTGGGCGGAATGGACGAACGCTATGTGGGTTACGGCGGCGAAGAAACAGACTTAGCCGAACAGCTTGCGGCGAAAGGCATTAAATTCGGGTGGTGCGCAAATGCGCTGGCTTTGCATCAGTACCATGCTGTTTACACGCCGCCGCTGGACAGGTTTGACGACATTCTGGCCAACGCACTGTACTTCCATAAAAAATGGGGCAGCTGGTGCATGGAGTACTGGCTGAACTTCTTCGCTGATTACGGCCTGATCGAATGGTCGCCGGGCGCTGCGACCGTTAACATTCTGCGCCACCCTTCCGAAGCAGAAATCCGCGCCTGTCGCCAACCGCCTGAGGTCGCATTCGCATGA
- a CDS encoding alpha/beta hydrolase family esterase gives MSKSTDSHERLTTLDEFGTDPGSLQSYTYIPKNFPKNGPLVVVLHGSTQSAESYDSGSGWSALADECGIALLFPEQRKTNNAIKSFNWFKFGDSHRGGGEPLSIRHMIKQVVDDHPIDPSRVFITGMSSGGAMAAVMLATYPEVFAGGAIIAGLPYRSAVTLMEALVRMRGYGGPSDSKLDALVRGASTFEGPWPTISVWHGGSDLTVDNANADSIVRQWQKIHKVEGSPTREEEVDGFPRQVWCNADGREVIEKYIIGGMAHGTPIMAGGDEGLGEEGKFMLEVGISSTRHIANFWGLTQ, from the coding sequence ATGTCGAAATCTACAGATAGCCACGAGCGTTTGACTACTTTAGACGAATTCGGAACTGACCCCGGATCGTTACAATCATACACCTATATTCCAAAGAACTTTCCGAAGAACGGGCCGCTCGTCGTGGTACTACACGGCAGCACTCAGTCAGCGGAAAGCTATGATAGCGGATCAGGCTGGTCTGCTCTCGCCGACGAATGCGGGATAGCACTCCTGTTTCCGGAGCAAAGAAAAACCAACAACGCCATTAAAAGCTTCAATTGGTTCAAGTTTGGCGACAGCCACCGCGGCGGCGGCGAACCACTTTCTATTCGTCATATGATCAAGCAAGTCGTTGATGATCACCCCATTGATCCGTCCCGCGTTTTCATCACGGGGATGTCCTCCGGTGGCGCTATGGCAGCTGTGATGCTGGCGACCTATCCAGAGGTGTTCGCCGGGGGCGCGATTATCGCCGGACTACCCTACCGCAGCGCTGTCACCCTGATGGAGGCGCTCGTTCGAATGAGGGGATATGGTGGCCCTTCGGATAGTAAGCTCGACGCGCTTGTGCGCGGAGCCTCCACATTTGAGGGCCCCTGGCCAACGATCTCGGTCTGGCATGGCGGTAGCGATTTGACCGTCGACAACGCCAACGCAGACTCCATCGTCCGGCAGTGGCAGAAGATCCACAAGGTTGAAGGATCACCGACACGTGAGGAAGAGGTCGACGGTTTTCCCCGCCAGGTATGGTGCAATGCTGACGGGCGGGAGGTGATAGAGAAATACATCATTGGGGGAATGGCCCACGGCACGCCGATCATGGCTGGAGGGGACGAGGGTCTCGGGGAAGAAGGAAAATTTATGCTGGAAGTCGGCATTTCCTCGACCCGTCACATTGCGAATTTCTGGGGCCTTACCCAGTAA
- a CDS encoding SAM-dependent methyltransferase codes for MSSQKQSPPEDSFPDTSPEFFERLYQNSEDPWNFRRSAYERARYQAIVDGIKDKFYASAFEAGCSVGELTALLAHYCDSLTAIDCSATAVEIAKSRCQEYPHVDIRQGTSPGALPKHRCDLIVFSEIGYYFSCEDLASQIEQLWSLLTPGGRLIACHWLGHSEDHLLHGAKVHETIGQVLSVSSDFTMLDNGYALQRWSKSTL; via the coding sequence ATGAGTTCACAAAAACAATCACCGCCTGAAGACAGCTTTCCAGACACTTCTCCCGAATTCTTCGAGCGGCTTTATCAGAATTCGGAGGATCCCTGGAACTTCAGGCGCTCTGCCTATGAGCGAGCCCGTTATCAGGCCATTGTTGACGGCATAAAGGATAAATTTTACGCCTCTGCCTTTGAAGCCGGCTGCTCGGTGGGCGAGCTCACGGCGCTGCTCGCACATTATTGTGACTCCCTGACAGCCATCGACTGTTCAGCAACAGCCGTTGAGATCGCCAAATCCCGATGTCAGGAATACCCACACGTGGACATCCGCCAGGGCACCTCACCTGGCGCCCTGCCAAAACACCGGTGTGATCTGATTGTCTTTTCTGAAATAGGTTATTACTTCTCGTGCGAGGACCTGGCATCGCAAATTGAGCAACTCTGGTCGCTTTTAACACCCGGTGGGCGGCTGATTGCGTGTCACTGGCTGGGCCATTCGGAAGACCATCTGCTTCACGGCGCGAAAGTACACGAAACCATCGGTCAGGTTCTGTCCGTGAGTAGCGACTTCACAATGCTGGACAACGGCTATGCGCTGCAACGCTGGAGTAAATCAACGCTATGA
- a CDS encoding PRC-barrel domain-containing protein, which yields MSKPIIRAMGVSLLAGGMAMSLSAFAAEGLYTMDELKDADVFDSTGEEIGEVEDILMSNDMSVHSLVIQTGEILGLGGNEVVAERGTFTVVTESGNADFGGVEYEVHMEMTQDELKKLPEYNEDWWNQTSQSLQQAWENTREVSESAWENTKQASSSAWYNVKQGVEEMGDEVEQATE from the coding sequence ATGAGTAAACCTATTATTCGCGCAATGGGTGTCTCCCTGCTGGCAGGTGGCATGGCTATGAGTCTTTCAGCGTTTGCGGCAGAGGGGCTGTACACCATGGACGAACTGAAGGATGCAGATGTTTTTGACAGCACTGGCGAAGAGATCGGTGAGGTTGAAGACATCCTGATGAGCAACGATATGTCGGTACACTCGCTGGTTATCCAGACGGGTGAGATACTGGGCCTCGGGGGCAATGAGGTCGTTGCGGAACGCGGCACCTTTACCGTCGTGACGGAGTCCGGCAATGCAGACTTCGGCGGCGTGGAGTACGAAGTCCACATGGAAATGACTCAGGACGAGTTGAAAAAACTGCCAGAATACAACGAGGATTGGTGGAACCAGACCAGCCAAAGCTTGCAACAGGCCTGGGAAAACACTAGGGAAGTTAGTGAGAGCGCCTGGGAGAACACAAAACAGGCTTCTTCTTCAGCCTGGTATAATGTCAAGCAAGGCGTAGAAGAGATGGGTGACGAGGTCGAGCAAGCGACTGAGTAA
- a CDS encoding ATPase domain-containing protein — MSKKVTIHPLKTGVQGLDDVLGGGIPEYSFNLISGNPGAGKTTLCHQIMFALATPERPALFFTAFGEPPLKMLRYQQQFTFFDSDKINESIHFINLSDEAATGDFDQVLARITQEIVAFSPALVFVDSFRSVLREAEHQPEDANNLQRFLQLLGLQLTGWQATTFLIGDFVSDSGSHQILTVADGLLSLEQSVERNSMVRKLQVIKMRGQATLPGKHAFRISSDGVNVFPATIVHKDPEDVGEASEALLSKKRVAMGVPRLDDMLGGGLPSGHSLLIAGPTGSGKTILATAFLAEGARLGETGVIVAFEQTPGQSWIRTLDEMIQGRQIGLINVRALDLSVDEIVQRLTNLIKEMKATRVVIDSLSGFELAVAPTFREDFRESLFRMIAVLSGLGVTVLMTSELEDRYTDLRFSPYGAAFLTDAIIVQRYIEVESCLQRVMAVVKVRASSHSNEIRRFDITDKGMVIGDPVSDFEGILGGQPTRKKTTKSVE, encoded by the coding sequence ATGAGCAAAAAGGTGACCATACATCCTCTCAAAACCGGTGTGCAGGGGCTTGATGATGTCCTGGGCGGTGGCATACCTGAATATTCCTTCAACCTCATTAGTGGGAATCCAGGTGCGGGCAAGACGACGCTGTGCCACCAGATCATGTTCGCCTTGGCAACGCCTGAGCGGCCTGCGCTATTCTTCACGGCGTTTGGCGAACCGCCGTTAAAGATGCTGCGTTATCAGCAGCAGTTCACCTTTTTCGACTCCGATAAGATCAATGAGTCAATTCACTTCATTAATTTGAGCGACGAGGCCGCAACGGGCGATTTTGATCAGGTACTGGCGCGTATCACCCAGGAGATCGTGGCATTTTCTCCAGCGTTGGTCTTTGTCGATTCGTTTCGCTCGGTTTTACGGGAGGCGGAACACCAACCCGAAGATGCGAACAACCTGCAACGATTCCTACAACTACTCGGGCTTCAACTGACCGGCTGGCAAGCCACCACCTTCCTGATTGGAGACTTTGTGTCGGACAGCGGCTCCCATCAGATCTTGACGGTGGCTGACGGTCTGCTGTCACTGGAACAATCTGTCGAACGGAATTCGATGGTGCGCAAGCTGCAAGTGATAAAAATGCGCGGCCAGGCGACCCTGCCAGGAAAGCATGCATTCCGCATTTCCAGTGATGGGGTCAATGTCTTTCCGGCGACCATCGTTCACAAAGACCCTGAGGATGTGGGAGAGGCCTCAGAGGCATTACTCAGTAAAAAGCGGGTTGCCATGGGCGTGCCGCGCCTCGATGACATGCTGGGCGGCGGCTTGCCGTCGGGCCATTCGCTGCTGATTGCGGGGCCGACCGGGTCGGGCAAGACCATCCTTGCCACTGCCTTCCTGGCCGAAGGCGCGCGCCTGGGCGAAACTGGCGTGATTGTCGCGTTTGAACAAACGCCTGGCCAGTCCTGGATCCGTACGCTCGACGAAATGATTCAAGGCCGACAGATCGGCTTGATTAATGTCCGGGCCCTGGATCTGTCGGTCGACGAGATCGTACAGCGCCTGACTAACCTTATTAAGGAGATGAAAGCAACCAGGGTGGTCATCGACTCGCTGTCCGGGTTCGAGCTGGCGGTGGCACCCACGTTCCGCGAGGATTTCCGCGAGTCGCTGTTTCGCATGATCGCGGTACTCTCCGGCCTCGGCGTGACTGTGCTTATGACGTCGGAACTCGAGGACCGCTATACCGATCTGCGCTTCAGCCCCTACGGAGCCGCCTTTCTCACCGATGCGATCATCGTACAGCGCTACATCGAGGTTGAGAGCTGCTTACAGCGCGTCATGGCGGTCGTCAAAGTGCGTGCCAGTTCCCACAGCAACGAAATCAGACGATTCGATATTACGGATAAAGGTATGGTCATCGGTGACCCGGTGTCCGACTTTGAGGGAATCCTCGGCGGGCAGCCGACGCGGAAAAAAACAACCAAAAGCGTTGAGTGA
- a CDS encoding DUF1328 domain-containing protein, whose protein sequence is MLYWALVCLVIAIVAGVLGFGGIAGTAAGFAQILFFVFIVLLVVSLIANAVRGKGPKM, encoded by the coding sequence ATGCTTTATTGGGCTCTCGTATGTCTTGTGATCGCCATTGTGGCGGGTGTGCTCGGTTTTGGCGGTATAGCCGGTACAGCCGCAGGTTTTGCACAAATATTATTTTTCGTATTCATTGTACTGCTGGTGGTCTCCCTGATTGCTAATGCCGTGAGGGGCAAGGGCCCGAAGATGTAG
- a CDS encoding catalase: MSKPKKPSQHTPGQGGELHQHANATHPTMTTQQGAPVADDQNSLRAGARGPGLLEDHVMREKIFHFDHERIPERVVHARGVGFHGYFENYSNQSELTAADLFQRPGEQTPVFTRFSTVAGNKGSADLPRDVRGFAVKFYTQKGNWDLVGNNMPVFFIQDAMKFPDLVHAVKEAPDRGFPQAQSAHDNFWDFVSLMPESTHTLMWTMSDRAIPRSPRFMEGFGVHSFHFVNAEGDSKFVKFHWKPKRGMQSVVWNEALKINGADPDFHRRDMWDAIQRGDYPEWELGVQIFDDAFAEEFEFDILDATKLIPEEQVPITPLGKMVLNRVVDNFFAETEQVAFCTQNIVRGIDHSNDPLLQGRNFSYLDTQTKRLGGPNFTHIPINAPKCPMHHFQQDGHMAMTNPTGRANYEPNSWEDSPGPRENPAEGFHSYPEEIEGTKVRERSPTFADHYSQAFQFYTSQTDVEQKHIVAAFVFELSKVEREDIRLRMIAHLLNVDESLAEKVAEGLGLDTLPKAAEPAMKPRKDLPVSDALSILKNGPNSFGGRKLGVFVSEGTNAETFDALKAAVESQNAVLAVIAPTIGGVTDSNGRKIAANEKIDGGPSVLFDAIALLPGADGIDELAGKPPVRDFISDALAHCKFIGFDDNGEQLISSAGFGTRLDDGCIKLDADKAEKACTKFIESCAALRYWDRE; encoded by the coding sequence ATGTCTAAGCCCAAAAAACCATCGCAACATACACCTGGCCAGGGTGGCGAATTGCATCAGCATGCAAATGCCACGCATCCGACCATGACCACCCAGCAAGGCGCGCCCGTCGCCGATGACCAGAACTCACTGCGCGCCGGCGCTCGCGGGCCGGGGTTATTGGAAGACCACGTAATGCGTGAAAAGATCTTCCACTTCGACCACGAGCGCATTCCCGAGCGCGTTGTTCACGCCCGCGGGGTTGGCTTTCATGGCTACTTCGAAAACTACAGCAATCAGTCAGAACTGACCGCCGCCGACCTGTTCCAGCGCCCCGGTGAACAGACACCGGTATTTACCCGCTTTTCCACAGTAGCCGGTAACAAGGGGTCGGCAGACTTACCCCGTGATGTACGCGGCTTCGCCGTAAAATTTTACACCCAAAAGGGCAACTGGGACCTGGTGGGCAACAACATGCCGGTGTTCTTTATTCAGGATGCCATGAAATTCCCCGATCTGGTGCACGCGGTAAAAGAAGCGCCAGACCGCGGTTTTCCTCAGGCTCAGTCAGCACACGATAATTTCTGGGACTTTGTCAGTTTAATGCCAGAAAGCACGCACACGCTGATGTGGACCATGTCTGACCGCGCCATACCGCGCTCGCCCCGCTTTATGGAAGGTTTTGGCGTGCACAGCTTTCACTTCGTAAACGCCGAAGGCGACTCGAAGTTTGTGAAGTTTCACTGGAAGCCAAAGCGTGGCATGCAATCGGTGGTGTGGAACGAAGCTCTGAAAATAAACGGGGCGGATCCCGATTTCCACCGCCGCGACATGTGGGACGCCATTCAGCGTGGTGATTATCCAGAATGGGAGCTGGGGGTTCAGATATTCGATGACGCCTTCGCGGAGGAATTTGAATTCGATATTCTGGATGCCACCAAACTTATCCCTGAAGAACAGGTGCCGATTACGCCGCTGGGTAAAATGGTGCTCAACCGGGTTGTCGATAACTTTTTTGCGGAAACCGAACAGGTCGCGTTCTGCACCCAGAATATTGTGCGGGGTATCGATCACTCGAACGATCCGCTGCTGCAGGGCCGCAACTTTTCTTACCTGGACACCCAGACCAAACGTTTAGGTGGCCCGAACTTTACCCACATTCCCATCAACGCCCCCAAGTGCCCCATGCATCATTTCCAGCAGGATGGCCACATGGCGATGACCAATCCCACGGGCCGCGCTAATTACGAGCCCAACAGCTGGGAGGACAGCCCGGGGCCGCGGGAAAATCCGGCCGAAGGTTTCCACAGCTACCCTGAGGAAATAGAAGGCACAAAAGTTCGTGAACGCTCTCCCACCTTTGCAGACCACTACAGCCAGGCCTTTCAGTTTTACACCAGCCAGACCGACGTAGAGCAGAAACACATAGTCGCGGCCTTCGTGTTTGAACTCAGCAAAGTTGAACGCGAAGACATTCGCCTGCGAATGATTGCGCACCTGCTGAACGTAGATGAGTCACTGGCTGAAAAGGTTGCGGAGGGCTTGGGGCTGGATACCCTGCCGAAAGCTGCTGAGCCGGCGATGAAACCCCGCAAAGACTTACCGGTCTCCGATGCGTTGAGCATACTCAAGAATGGCCCAAACAGCTTTGGCGGTCGAAAACTGGGCGTATTTGTCAGCGAAGGCACCAACGCCGAAACGTTCGACGCGTTAAAAGCAGCCGTAGAAAGCCAAAACGCCGTACTGGCCGTGATTGCACCCACTATTGGCGGCGTAACAGACAGTAACGGGCGCAAGATTGCAGCCAATGAAAAAATCGATGGTGGGCCATCGGTGCTGTTCGATGCTATTGCTTTATTGCCAGGCGCCGACGGAATTGACGAGCTGGCAGGTAAACCCCCGGTTCGCGATTTTATCAGCGATGCCCTCGCCCACTGTAAGTTCATCGGCTTTGACGACAATGGTGAACAGCTGATAAGCAGCGCCGGTTTCGGCACCCGGCTGGATGACGGGTGTATAAAGCTGGATGCAGACAAGGCTGAAAAAGCCTGCACAAAGTTCATCGAAAGCTGTGCGGCCTTACGTTACTGGGACCGGGAATAA
- a CDS encoding glycosyl transferase gives MVSHPVITDSSTLSRRPVGYFVHHHGHGHAKRCLAIAHQLNPRPVIIFCAKPDIFPNLPDNAEIVSLPDFHGKQARSEHLHQQPPCSALDCAPVGVSAIREASGIIAGWLAREDPALFVVDVSAELALLSRICSVPVVKIRMHGDREDAAHQAAYSACAGILAPFDEILEQPDWPDHLRARTFYAGGLIDTRNPVPDKAESRKLLGLPKHQQIFVIVAGNGGVGIPIAPVTLAARAYPDALWLTVGKTVRYGHETDFSNLRDVGWVDNVNDYLAAADVVVATPGDTLTHEIARVGRPLICIPEWCYYNEQVRKAEALAAQNLAVYSPTWPASFGQWRSLVEQAGQCDISRQRLLVDDRAASWAAAWLEELIQKLWLESTPDEQMKAEK, from the coding sequence ATGGTCTCGCATCCGGTCATTACTGACAGTTCGACTCTTTCCCGGCGACCTGTCGGCTATTTTGTGCATCACCACGGCCATGGGCATGCTAAGCGTTGTCTGGCGATCGCACACCAGCTGAATCCGCGCCCGGTAATCATTTTCTGTGCCAAACCTGACATATTTCCAAACCTGCCAGATAACGCTGAAATCGTCAGCTTGCCGGATTTTCACGGCAAACAGGCACGATCAGAACACCTGCACCAACAACCACCCTGTTCGGCGCTGGACTGTGCACCGGTAGGCGTGTCGGCTATCCGCGAAGCCAGCGGCATCATTGCGGGCTGGCTCGCCCGCGAAGATCCGGCTCTGTTTGTGGTTGATGTGTCGGCAGAGCTTGCCCTGCTTAGCCGGATCTGCAGTGTGCCCGTTGTCAAAATCCGCATGCACGGCGACCGTGAAGATGCGGCGCACCAGGCCGCTTATTCCGCCTGCGCTGGCATACTCGCACCCTTCGACGAAATACTGGAACAGCCCGACTGGCCAGATCATTTACGCGCGCGAACTTTTTACGCAGGTGGCCTGATAGACACCCGCAATCCGGTCCCGGATAAAGCCGAGTCCCGTAAGCTCCTGGGATTACCCAAGCATCAGCAGATCTTTGTTATTGTCGCGGGAAACGGCGGCGTCGGTATTCCAATCGCACCGGTCACCCTGGCAGCGCGAGCCTACCCGGACGCACTGTGGCTGACCGTTGGCAAAACCGTTCGATACGGTCATGAAACCGACTTTTCGAACCTCAGAGATGTTGGCTGGGTTGATAACGTTAACGACTACCTTGCCGCCGCCGATGTTGTTGTGGCAACACCGGGCGACACCCTCACCCACGAAATTGCGCGGGTTGGCCGGCCGCTTATCTGCATTCCCGAATGGTGTTATTACAACGAACAGGTGCGTAAGGCCGAAGCGCTTGCCGCCCAGAATCTGGCCGTTTACTCGCCAACCTGGCCTGCCAGCTTCGGGCAATGGCGTAGTCTGGTGGAGCAGGCAGGCCAGTGTGATATTTCCCGACAGCGCCTGCTAGTGGATGACCGCGCCGCCAGCTGGGCCGCCGCCTGGTTAGAGGAACTTATTCAGAAGCTGTGGCTTGAGAGCACGCCTGACGAGCAGATGAAAGCGGAGAAATAA
- a CDS encoding DUF421 domain-containing protein yields the protein MFFSDVFADAVAKGALLSAFGLLWVIFLVRIVGLRSFSKMTNFDFVMTIAMGSLLASASQSGNWQGFLQSLTAMVGLFAMQYFASILRKKSPGFDKLVQNTPVLLMKDGVIIQEALRATRVAEDDLMAKLREANAIDLSTVRAVVLETTGDISVLHGKQVDEALLKGVAQIQSGDMSS from the coding sequence ATGTTTTTTTCAGACGTGTTTGCTGATGCAGTCGCCAAAGGGGCTCTGCTGAGCGCCTTTGGATTATTATGGGTCATTTTCCTTGTTCGGATCGTAGGGCTAAGGTCCTTTTCGAAAATGACAAACTTTGATTTTGTCATGACCATAGCCATGGGCTCCCTGCTGGCAAGCGCATCGCAGTCAGGCAACTGGCAGGGCTTTCTGCAAAGCCTTACCGCAATGGTCGGCCTGTTCGCCATGCAATATTTTGCTTCCATACTGCGTAAAAAATCGCCGGGGTTCGACAAACTGGTCCAGAACACGCCAGTCCTGCTTATGAAAGATGGAGTCATTATTCAGGAGGCTTTACGGGCCACTCGTGTTGCCGAGGATGACTTGATGGCCAAGCTGCGTGAAGCGAACGCGATCGATCTTTCAACCGTACGCGCGGTTGTGCTTGAAACGACGGGCGATATATCGGTGCTGCACGGTAAGCAGGTTGACGAGGCACTCCTCAAGGGTGTAGCTCAGATCCAAAGCGGTGATATGAGTTCTTGA